In Tamandua tetradactyla isolate mTamTet1 chromosome 7, mTamTet1.pri, whole genome shotgun sequence, the following are encoded in one genomic region:
- the ACTR6 gene encoding actin-related protein 6 isoform X4: MATLVLDNGAYNAKIGYSHDSVSVIPNCQFRSKTARLKTFTANQIDEIKDPSGLFYILPFQKGYLVNWDVQRQVWDYLFGKEMYQVDFLDTNIIITEPYFNFTSIQESMNEILFEEYQFQAVLRVNAGALSAHRYFRDNPSELCCIIVDSGYSFTHIVPYCRSKKKKEAIIRINVGGKLLTNHLKEIISYRQLHVMDETHVINQVKEDVCYVSQDFYRDMDIAKLKGEENTVMIDYVLPDFSTIKKGFCKPREEMVLSGKYKSGEQILRLANERFAVPEILFNPSDIGIQEMGIPEAIVYSIQNLPEALLLIPGKVEN; the protein is encoded by the exons ATGGCGACCTTAGTGCTGGATAACGGGGCCTACAACGCCAAAATCGGCTACAGCCATGACAGTGTCTC GGTTATTCCTAACTGTCAGTTCAGGTCAAAAACAGCCCGTCTTAAAACCTTTACAGCTAACCAGATAGATGAAATAAAAGATCCCTCTGGACTCTTTTACATCCTGCCTTTTCAGAAG ggGTACTTGGTGAACTGGGATGTTCAAAGACAAGTTTGGGATTACCtttttggaaaagaaatgtatcAG GTTGATTTTTTAGATACTAATATTATTATCACGGAACCATATTTTAACTTCACTTCAATTCAAGAATCAATGAATGAAATCCTGTTTGAAGAATATCAATTCCAAGCAGTATTAAGAGTAAATG ctgGGGCTCTCAGTGCACATAGGTATTTCCGAGATAATCCTTCTGAATTGTGCTGTATCATTGTAGATAGTGGATATTCCTTTACACATATTGTTCCTTACtgtagaagtaaaaagaaaaaggaggcaaTTATTCG AATAAATGTGGGAGGAAAGCTCTTAACCAATCATCTAAAGGAGATCATTTCTTACAG GCAGCTACATGTTATGGATGAAACACATGTAATTAACCAAGTAAAAGAAGATGTATGCTATGTGTCTCAGGATTTTTATAGAGACATGGATATTGCAAA gttgaaaggagaagaaaatacagTAATGATAGACTATGTTTTGCCTGATTTCAGTACAATTAAAAAGGGCTTTTgtaag CCAAGGGAAGAGATGGTGTTAAGTGGAAAATATAAATCTGGGGAACAGATTCTTCGCCTGGCCAATGAGAGATTTGCTGTTCCAGAAATACTATTTAATCcttctgatataggcattcaaGAAATGGGAATTCCAGAAGCTATTGTCTATTCAATTCAGAACTTACCTgaag
- the ACTR6 gene encoding actin-related protein 6 isoform X3 translates to MATLVLDNGAYNAKIGYSHDSVSVIPNCQFRSKTARLKTFTANQIDEIKDPSGLFYILPFQKGYLVNWDVQRQVWDYLFGKEMYQVDFLDTNIIITEPYFNFTSIQESMNEILFEEYQFQAVLRVNAGALSAHRYFRDNPSELCCIIVDSGYSFTHIVPYCRSKKKKEAIIRINVGGKLLTNHLKEIISYRQLHVMDETHVINQVKEDVCYVSQDFYRDMDIAKLKGEENTVMIDYVLPDFSTIKKGFCKPREEMVLSGKYKSGEQILRLANERFAVPEILFNPSDIGIQEMGIPEAIVYSIQNLPEEMQPHFFKNIVLTGGNSLFPGFRDRVYSEVRCLTPTDYDVSVVLPENVSHIGGNTV, encoded by the exons ATGGCGACCTTAGTGCTGGATAACGGGGCCTACAACGCCAAAATCGGCTACAGCCATGACAGTGTCTC GGTTATTCCTAACTGTCAGTTCAGGTCAAAAACAGCCCGTCTTAAAACCTTTACAGCTAACCAGATAGATGAAATAAAAGATCCCTCTGGACTCTTTTACATCCTGCCTTTTCAGAAG ggGTACTTGGTGAACTGGGATGTTCAAAGACAAGTTTGGGATTACCtttttggaaaagaaatgtatcAG GTTGATTTTTTAGATACTAATATTATTATCACGGAACCATATTTTAACTTCACTTCAATTCAAGAATCAATGAATGAAATCCTGTTTGAAGAATATCAATTCCAAGCAGTATTAAGAGTAAATG ctgGGGCTCTCAGTGCACATAGGTATTTCCGAGATAATCCTTCTGAATTGTGCTGTATCATTGTAGATAGTGGATATTCCTTTACACATATTGTTCCTTACtgtagaagtaaaaagaaaaaggaggcaaTTATTCG AATAAATGTGGGAGGAAAGCTCTTAACCAATCATCTAAAGGAGATCATTTCTTACAG GCAGCTACATGTTATGGATGAAACACATGTAATTAACCAAGTAAAAGAAGATGTATGCTATGTGTCTCAGGATTTTTATAGAGACATGGATATTGCAAA gttgaaaggagaagaaaatacagTAATGATAGACTATGTTTTGCCTGATTTCAGTACAATTAAAAAGGGCTTTTgtaag CCAAGGGAAGAGATGGTGTTAAGTGGAAAATATAAATCTGGGGAACAGATTCTTCGCCTGGCCAATGAGAGATTTGCTGTTCCAGAAATACTATTTAATCcttctgatataggcattcaaGAAATGGGAATTCCAGAAGCTATTGTCTATTCAATTCAGAACTTACCTgaag aaATGCagccacatttttttaaaaacattgttttgACGGGTGGAAATTCCCTTTTCCCAGGATTTAGAGATCGGGTTTATTCAGAAGTTCGGTGTCTCACTCCAACAGATTATGATGTTTCTGTTGTACTgcctgaaaa